In Sediminitomix flava, the genomic stretch TATTTTGAAGGCTAAAAGTCCATCTTGTGGAAGTGGAAAAATTTATGATGGTACTTTTACAGGGAAATTGATAGATGGAAATGGCATAACAACCTCCATTTTAGAGCAACATGGTATAGAAGTATATTCTGAGCTTAACTATCCTAACAAGGAAGATTAAACACATTTTTACGCATTACTTTTTTTCGTTTTTCGACTAATAGTGTTTTAATATTTAACAATTAATAGTGCTTTCTATTATAATCTTTTCATTCATTTTTAGCACTTTAGCAACCTATTGATTTTTACCACGTCTTTTAATAAGATTACGATAAGCTACTACTCCCTTTGTACTAAATATTTTTTACATATAAATTTTTCCCACTCGAATGACAAGTTTACGAATTACTAATCTTTCTAAAACTTACCCAAATGGTGTAAAAGCCATGAATGATATCAACCTTGAAATTAGCAAAGGCATGTTTGGGCTTTTGGGGCCAAACGGTGCAGGAAAGTCATCGCTTATGCGAACGCTTGCTACACTTCAAGATGCTGATCAAGGATCGATTTTTTTGAATGAGATTGATGTCATCAAACACCCTGAAGAATTAAGAAAAGTTTTAGGATACCTACCACAAGAGTTTGGGGTTTATCCTAGAATTACTGCTGAACAATTGCTAGATCATATTGCGGTATTGAAAGGTATTAGCAATAAAAAAGAGCGAAAAGAACTGGTACACTACCTTTTGCAAAAGGTGAATCTTTTTGATAAAAGAAATAAAAGTGTCAAAGGCTTTTCGGGCGGTATGAAACAACGTATCGGTATAGCTCAAGCCCTTATCGGAAATCCGCAACTGATCATTGTAGATGAACCAACCGCAGGCTTAGACCCTGGTGAAAGAAACCGTTTCCACAATCTTTTGGCTGATGTGGGTGAAGAAGTTGTCGTGATTCTTTCTACGCACATTGTAGAAGATGTACGAGAGCTATGTACTGATATGGCGATCATGAACCTCGGACAAATTGTGTACAAAGGCGCTCCAGAAGATGCTGTTTCTGAATTGGAAGGCCGCGTTTGGCAAAAGACTATTGCCCGAAATGAAGTGGAGCAATACAAAGCACAGTATCAAGTTATTTCTGATAAAATGGTAGCAGGAAAACCAGTCATTCACATTTTGAGTGATGAAGCTCCTCAAGATGGTTTTATTGCTGTTTCTCCGAACTTAGAAGATGTATTCTTCTCCAAAATCAATCTTCAGCCAGAACTTGTTTAATCTAAGCTTATCTTTTTTATGTTTTTAGAAATATTCTTGAAAGAGGTCAAGGGCGGATTAAAACAGCCCATGGTCTATGTATTCATTTTTGTCTTAGGACTGCTGAGTACTGCCGCAGTTGTAAGTGACAGCGTAATGATTGGTGGTTCAGCTGGAGCAGTCTTCCGAAATGCACCTCACATTGTTACATTCTACATCAGTATACTCTCTATTTTTGGAATTTTAGCCTCTACTGCATTTTTCAACAATGCAGCTCTCAGAGACTTTAATAACCAATTCAACGAAATTCTTTTTAGTACACCAATTAAGAAATCAGCCTATTTTTGGGGCAGATTCTTAGGGGCTTTTTTCTTGGCTACTTTACCTTATTTGGGCGTTTATCTTGCTTTTATTATTGGTAAAGAACTAGGCCCAGTAGCAGGATGGATGCCAGCCGAACGTTTTGGTCCGACACCTTGGAAAGCCTTTCTAAATACTTATTTACTCTTTGTTCTTCCAAATACGCTATTTGCTGGTAGTTTGGTATTTGCTTTAGCCAGCAAATTTAGAAGTACACTGATTTCATTTGGAGGTGCTTTATTCATTCTTATGGGCTATGCCATAGGTTTATCTTTAATGTCTGATATCGAAAATGAAACGATGGCAGCATTAGTAGATATGTTTGCGGTTAGTACGTTTACACATGTCAGTAGGTATTTCACAACAGTTGAGAAAAATACAACGGTTGTAGCCTTTGAAGGCTTGATGCTCTACAACAGATTGATTTGGACTTCAATTGGACTACTGATTACAGTATTGGCTTATATTACCTTTTCTCCCAAAGCTAGAAACATTGGTAAGAAATCTAAAAAAGAAGAAGTTATTGATTCGGTAGCTGATCAGATTAGTAAACCAAATGTACTTCCTCGTTTCGGTACTAGTCTCACTTGGTTACAATGGAAGAGTATATTTGCTATCAATTTCAGAAGCATGATCAAGAGTAATCTAATGAAGATTCTCTCTATCTATGTTTTGATTGAATTCATTGCAAATGTTTGGGGCGGCTTCGAGTATTTCGGACTTCAATCTTATCCTGTTACCTACAAAATGCTATCAGTCATTCAAACGTCTATCAGCATTTTGTTTGCAGTAAGTATGGTCTTCTACAGTGGCGAATTGGTATGGAGAGATAGAGAAGCTAAACTAAATGAAGTTATTGATGCTACTCCACATAACTCATTTATTTCTCTTTCTGCAAAAGCCTTTGCACTTATTTCTATGCTAAGTGTCATCCTCATCGGAATGATTTTCTTTGCGGCAGGCTACCAACTGATCAATGGATATACACGCTTTGAATTTGACGTTTACTTTACCGTATTATTCTTAGATACATTCCCTGGATTCATGATCTGGATCTTTGTCTGTATCCTGATTCAAGTACTCGTCAATCATAAATATATCGCCTACTTTGTTTCGATCTTGATCATGTTTGGGTCAGAGATATTGATGAGTGTCTTCGATGTTCAATCTAGAATGATAGACATAGGTTCTGCCCCAAATATTACTTATTCAGATATTAGTGGTTTAGGTCCTGGTTTAAGTTCTACAATTTGGTTTACGATCTATTGGGTACTATTTGGTTTATTGGCTCTTTTCAAAGCTGGTTTCTTCTGGAATAGAGGTACAACCAAAACGTTCCCTGTAAGAATCAAATTAGCGGTTCAACAAATGAAAGGAGGAAATGCCATTGCCTTTTATGGTCTATCTGTTCTTTGGATTGGAGTGGCTTCTTTTGTTTACTACAACACTCAAGTTCTGAAT encodes the following:
- a CDS encoding ABC transporter ATP-binding protein, with the translated sequence MTSLRITNLSKTYPNGVKAMNDINLEISKGMFGLLGPNGAGKSSLMRTLATLQDADQGSIFLNEIDVIKHPEELRKVLGYLPQEFGVYPRITAEQLLDHIAVLKGISNKKERKELVHYLLQKVNLFDKRNKSVKGFSGGMKQRIGIAQALIGNPQLIIVDEPTAGLDPGERNRFHNLLADVGEEVVVILSTHIVEDVRELCTDMAIMNLGQIVYKGAPEDAVSELEGRVWQKTIARNEVEQYKAQYQVISDKMVAGKPVIHILSDEAPQDGFIAVSPNLEDVFFSKINLQPELV